GACCGTGCTCGACTTCGGCATCTCGTACGCCATGACCGGCACCGACCCCGGGCTCACCCAGACCGGCCACGTGATCGGCAGCCCGTCCTACCTCTCTCCCGAGCAGGCCGCGGGAGACCCCGTCGGGCCGCCGGCCGACGTCTACTCGCTGGGCTGCGTGCTCTTCGAGATGCTCACCGGCAAGGTGCCCTACACGGCTCCGCACCCGGTCAAGATCCTGCACATGCACCTCAGCGATCCGGTGCCGCGCATCACCGACTTTTGGGCCGTACCCGAGCCGATGGCGCGACTGGTCACCCGGATGCTCGACAAGAACCCGGCCGCGCGACCGTCGATGGAGCAGGTCGGGCACGAGCTCGGCTACGTGCTCGGTGGCACCGACCCCGACGCCACCGATCTGCTGGCCGGTCAGGCGCCTCGTCCGACCCAGGCGGCGCCGCAGCGTCCGCTCGACGAGCCGATGGCGCTGGCCGGCTCGCGCACCGGCGTCCTGCCCGGCCCCGTGGCCCCGCCGCCCACCGGCCCGCGGCCGGGCTCGATGCGTCGCTTCCCCGTCAACCGGCTCCTCGGCGCCGCGGCGATCGTGATCGCATGCGTCTTCGCAGCCTCGTGGCTGGCCAGCTATGAACCCGCCCCGGCCCAGGCCGACCAGCCGTCGCAGAGCGAGCCCGACACCTCGGACGACTCCAACACCTCCGACAACGACGCCGCCGACGACAACAGCGGCGACGACGGCAACGGCGAGGAGTCGGACAACAAGACCCTCAACCGCCTCGACCGGCTCGACCGCTGGCGCGAGAACCTCGAAGACTGGAACATCATCGACGCAGGCCAGTCCGAGGAATGGGAAGACCAGATCGAACAGATCCGCGACCTGGTCGAGAAGGGCGAGAGCGCCAAGCGCGAGATGCGACAGCTCCGCGACGAGTTCGACCGTGTCGGCGGGGGAGAAGGCAAGGACGGCGAGAAGATCATCGACAAGCTTCTCGAAGGTCGCTGACGTACGTCGGGTCTTGGTCGGTTGCGCTCGCTGCTGTTGTTGCGTGGTCGGTGTTTGCCGCCGACCCGTACGCAGAGGGTGTTTCACACCGGCACCCGGAGTAAAGGACGGCCTACGGCCTACGGCCGCCGGCTCCGCCGGTCGCCATCGGCGATCCTTGACACCGGGCACCGTCGAGAATTTTGGATGTGTATCGGGTCGGCGGCAGGGGTCTGGTACGGCACATTTGGGTTGGGTGCCGGGCTGAGGATGGGGGCAGGTCTAGCTGCCCGCAGGGGTGGTCGCGGGGCGCTGTACTAGACGATGACGCTTTGTGAATCGTTCACAAGGGGAATGCCTGGCTCAGGGGCGTCGAGTGAACCGGATCGTCCCGTCCGGCAGTCGCTCATGGATGAAACCTGGTGCGTGCGCCAGCCGATGGTGATGAGGGCACAGCAGTACGCCGTCTTTGAGGTCGGTCTTCCCGCCGAGTGACCATGGTTCGAGGTGGTGGGCGTCGCACCACTCTGGTGGCATGTCGCAGCCGTCGGCTTGGCAGCATTTCTGCTGGAGCCGGAGTGCTTTGCGTTGGATCGGTTGGAAGAAGCGGCTGGATCGGCCTGCGTCGAGGACTTGGCCGTCGGTGCCCAGGACCCAGGGGATGATCGTGGCGTTGCAGGCCATCTTCCGTGCCTCGGCTGCTGAGATGGTGGTCCCGTTGGTCTCGTCGTAGCCGAGGATGGCGGTGCCGAGCTCCTTGCGGAGTTCGTCGAGCGAGATGACCACGTTGACGGTCGTCGCGTCGCCGCCGTGTCGGGGCAGGGCGTCGGGGTCGATGGTCTCGAGCAGTCGGGCGAAGCCTTGGCCCATGAGTCGCTCCCAGGGCGGCAACGGAGTGCCCTTCTCGACGAGCTGCTGCTTACGGGGCTGGGCCCAGGCCTCGACGTGGGTCTTGAAACGCACCCCCATCGCGACCGGCAACACACCGTCGAATCCAACCGTGCCGTCGTGGTTGTCCCAGATCCGCAGTGCGGTCTTCTGCTCAGCTCGTTCTTCCTCGGCCAACAGGGCCTTGGCTTCGGCATCTTCGAACCGGGCCGGGTCGATCTCGACCAGGATCCGCTTCCCAACGATCCGAAGTTCGTTGGCGGTCAGCCGGGTCGCGTAGTCGACCAACAACTTCTCCGCGAGCAGCAGGTCTTCCGCACTTGCGACGGGGTTGGTCTCGATCGCGTCGAGGGCTTTGGTGATCACTCGCGCCTTGGTTGCGGAGACGACACCTTCTGCTAGGCCGGCTGCTAGCAGCTCGTGCTTGGTCACGGCGGCCGCGAGTTTCAGCTGCGTACGAGCCACGCCTTTGTCGACGAACAGCTCCGCACGCATCCACGCAGACGCATCCTTGTCACCGGTCTCCTCGGCGATATCGCCAGCCGTCGCGAGCACCCGTAGTTCGAGTGCAGCCTGCTGTGCCTTGAGGGTCTCGAGCCGCGCGAGGACGTCCTTCTTCTGACTGGTACGCCAGTAGGCAGGGTCCATCGCAAGTAGCTCACCGAGAGAGGTTTCGATGCCAGCGAGAGCGGTCGCAACCGGGTCACGAGGGCTGGTGCCCCAGTGGTCGACGTGGTTCTCGACGCTCATTGCTGGCCTCCTCTCAAGGTGCCTTTGGATACCCTCTATATTACTCTTTACCGACCAGTAGATCCAGTTATTTTCGCAGGTCAAACCCTGTTTTGCGGCAGCGAACCAACAGCCACGCCTCCGGCCACACCGGTGCCGCCGCCCCGATAATCAGCCAAATCTTTTCTCGATCTGGCCCGGAGTCCAGGACCGCGAAGCGGCCGGCGTAGCCGGCGGCCGCAGGCCGTCCTTGACGCCGGGTGAGATCGAGAAGACCCTCACGTACGGGTCGGCGGCCCACACCAACCAAAAGAAGAAACGATTCCGGCAGGGAGACCGAAAGACACCAACCACAAGCAAGAACCGATGCACAACCACCCCCACAAGGTGCAGACTTCGCGTCCATGACCCGACTCCAGCTGGCCCGCAGTGCGGTGTTCGTCGCCTTCGCGATCCAGGGGCTGACGTTCGCCTCACTGATCACCCGCTTGGAGTCGATCCAGTCCAAGCTCGACCTCAGCGCGGCCGACGTGTTCGTCGTGCTCGGCACGACGACAGCAGTCGGAGCAGTCGGCAGCGTCGTGGCGGGCCACCTGGCCACCCGGATCGGCAGCGCGACGACGCTCTCGCTGATGCTCGCCGGGGCATCGGTGACGGCGGTCGCGCCGGCGTTCGCGCCGACGATGACGATCCTGCTGGTGCTGATCGGTGTCTACGGCTTCTTCCTTGGTGGTGTCGATGCCTCGATGAACATGCAGGGCACGGCCACGCAGGATGCGTACGCCCGGCCGTTGATGAACGGGTTCCATGCGATGTGGAGCGCGGCCGCGGTCGCAGGTGCGGTCTATGCAACCGTGACGATCGCCCTCGGCGTACCTCTGGGTCTCGACATGATCCCGATCGCGATCCTCGGGCTGGTCGCCAACGCCGGCACCTTCATCCTGCTGCTGCCGCCCGGGGCGGTCGACGCGGCGGAGCACCGCACCGACACCGCGCAGAGACCCAGGCCGCGGCTGCCATGGCTGCCGCTGCTCCTCGTCGCGGTGCCGACGTTCGCGATGTGGTTCATCGACTCGGCAGCCTCGGCATGGGGCGGCATCTATGTCGTCGACGGCCTGGGGGCGATGGCGGCGGTGGCGCCCGCGATCTATGCGGCCTACCAGCTGGTGCTCCTGGCCGTACGCCTCCCCGGCGACCGCCTGGTGGCCCGGTTCGGGGCCGAGCGGGTGATCCGCACCGGCGGCGTCGTCGGCGTGGGGGCGCTGGTGCTGATCGTCGTGGCGCCGCACTGGAGCGTGGCGGCGATCGGGTTCGCGATCCTCGGTGGCAGCCTGGCGATGGTGCCGCCGCAGTCGTTCGTGGCGGCGGCGCACATCTCCCCGGACAACGCCGAGGAGGCGATCGCCCGGGTCAACCTGGCCAACTATGCGGGCTATCTGGCCGCGGCCTCCCTGATCGCCGCCGTGGCGGAGGTGTTCGGCGAACGCTCGATGTTCGTGATCCCCCTGGCCGTCGCCGTGCTCATCCCGGTCATGGCCCGCCGCTTCGCGACCCGGCCCGCGGTGGCGTACGAAGCCGAGGAGTTACCCCCTGTTTCTTGACTCATTCAAGAATTGGCGCAAGACTCTGACGCGTGGGGAACGAGACGTACGAAGAGCAGCTTCGCGGAGCCTCCCTACGCGTCACTCGACCCAGAGTGGCCGTGCTGGGGGCCGTCACCGAACATGCGCACGCCGACACCGAGACCATCCTCGGAGCGGTGCGCGAGCGGCTTCCTGACGTCTCCCACCAGGCCGTCTACGACTCCTTGGCCGCCCTCTCGGCAGCCGGGATCGTACGCCGCCTCCAGCCGTCCGGCTCGGTAGCTCGTTATGAGACCCGGGTCGGGGACAACCACCACCACGTGGTCTGCCGCTCCTGCGGGGCGATCGCCGACGTCGACTGCGCCGTCGGCGACGCGCCCTGCCTGACGGCATCGGACGACCACGGCTTCGTCGTCGACGAGGCCGAGGTCATCTATTGGGGCACCTGTCCGCAGTGTCAGGCCGCCCTCCGCAAGATCTGAGCAGCGCAAGATCTGAGCAGCGCAGCAAGTGATCCAACAACAAGGATTGGAACCAGATGTCTGAAGAGTCCGTGAGCAAGTGCCCGGTCATGAATGCGGGCCGCGTTCACCCGACCGCCGGCAGCGCCAACCAGGAATGGTGGCCCAACAAGCTCAACCTGAAGATCCTCGCCAAGGACGCGCCGGCGACCAACCCGCTGGGTAAGGACTTCGACTACGCGAAGGCTTTCGAGTCGCTCGACCTGCCTGCGGTCAAGGCCGATATCGCCGCGGTCCTCACCGACTCCAAGGACTGGTGGCCGGCTGACTTCGGCAGCTACGCCGGTCTCTTCGTCCGGATGGCGTGGCACGCCGCCGGCACCTACCGCAGCCACGACGGCCGCGGTGGCGCCGGTCGCGGCCAGCAGCGCTTCGCGCCGCTCAACTCCTGGCCCGACAACGTCTCCCTCGACAAGGCCCGCCGCCTGCTGTGGCCGGTCAAGAAGAAGTACGGCAAGAACCTCTCCTGGGCCGACCTGATCGTCCTGGCCGGCAACGTGGCCATGGAGGAGGGCGGCTTCAAGACCTTCGGCTTCTCCGGTGGCCGCGAGGACTCGTGGGAGTCCGACGACGACATCTACTGGGGTCCGGAGAAGGTCTGGCTCGACGACGAGCGCTACACCGGTGAGCGCGACCTCCAGGCGCCGCTCGCCGCGGTGCAGATGGGTCTGATCTACGTCAACCCGGAGGGCCCGAACGGCAACAGCGACCCGATGTCCTCCGCGGTCGACATCAAGGAGACCTTCCGCCGGATGGGCATGGACTCCGCCGAGACCGTCGCCCTGATCGCGGGCGGCCACACCTTCGGCAAGACCCACGGTGCCCACCCCGACGACAAGCTCGGCGCCGACCCGGAGGCCGCTCCGCTGGAGAACCAGGGCCTGGGCTGGAAGAACGGTCACGGCACGGGTGTCGGCGCCGATGCGCTCACCTCGGGCCTGGAGGTCACCTGGACCTACCACCCGACCCGCTGGGACAACGAGTTCTTCCACATCCTCTACGGCTACGAGTGGGAGCTCTTCGAGTCGCCCGCCGGCGCGAAGCAGTGGCGTCCGAAGAACGGCGGCGGCTCCGACATGGTTCCCGACGCCTTCGGTGACGGCAAGCGCGAGCCGCGCATGCTCACCTCCGACCTGGCGCTGCGGGTCGACCCGGAGTTCGACGAGATCTCGCGTCGCTTCAAGGACGACCAGGAGGCCTTCGCCGACGCGTACGCCCGCGCCTGGTTCAAGCTGACCCACCGCGACATGGGCCCGAAGAGCCGCTACGTCGGCCCCGAGGTCCCGGCCGAGGACCTCGACTGGCAGGACCCGCTGCCCGCCGAGGGCGGCAAGACCGACGCCGCGTCGATCGACGCCGCCAAGAAGGCGATCGCCGAGTCGGGTCTCTCCGTGCAGCAGCTGGTCTCCACCGCCTGGAAGGCGGCGGCCACGCACCGTACGTCCGACCACCGCGGTGGCGCCAACGGCGGCCGTATCCGCCTGGAGCCGCAGGTCTCCTGGAAGGTCAACCAGCCCGACGAGCTCAAGCCGGTGCTGGCCGAGCTCGAGAAGGTCGCGTCCGCGACCGGTGTCTCCTTCGCCGACGTGGTCGTCCTCGCCGGTGGTGTGGGTGTCGAGCAGGCCGCCAAGGCCGGCGGCTACGACGTGACGGTCCCGTTCACCCCGGGCCGTGTCGACGCCACCCAGGAGCAGACCTCGGAGGAGCAGTTCGCGTGGCTGGAGCCCGTCTCCGACGGCTTCCGCAACTACGACTCCGGGTTCGTCAACCTGCCCACCGAGTTCCTGTTCATCGACCGCGCCAACCTCCTGGGCCTCTCGGCCCCCGAGGCGACCGTGCTCGTCGGTGGTCTGCGCGTGATCGGCAACAACTGGGACGGCTCCGACCTCGGTGTCCTCACC
The sequence above is drawn from the Nocardioides albertanoniae genome and encodes:
- a CDS encoding MFS transporter — encoded protein: MRSRRPSRTGRRPTPTKRRNDSGRETERHQPQARTDAQPPPQGADFASMTRLQLARSAVFVAFAIQGLTFASLITRLESIQSKLDLSAADVFVVLGTTTAVGAVGSVVAGHLATRIGSATTLSLMLAGASVTAVAPAFAPTMTILLVLIGVYGFFLGGVDASMNMQGTATQDAYARPLMNGFHAMWSAAAVAGAVYATVTIALGVPLGLDMIPIAILGLVANAGTFILLLPPGAVDAAEHRTDTAQRPRPRLPWLPLLLVAVPTFAMWFIDSAASAWGGIYVVDGLGAMAAVAPAIYAAYQLVLLAVRLPGDRLVARFGAERVIRTGGVVGVGALVLIVVAPHWSVAAIGFAILGGSLAMVPPQSFVAAAHISPDNAEEAIARVNLANYAGYLAAASLIAAVAEVFGERSMFVIPLAVAVLIPVMARRFATRPAVAYEAEELPPVS
- a CDS encoding HNH endonuclease signature motif containing protein, which translates into the protein MSVENHVDHWGTSPRDPVATALAGIETSLGELLAMDPAYWRTSQKKDVLARLETLKAQQAALELRVLATAGDIAEETGDKDASAWMRAELFVDKGVARTQLKLAAAVTKHELLAAGLAEGVVSATKARVITKALDAIETNPVASAEDLLLAEKLLVDYATRLTANELRIVGKRILVEIDPARFEDAEAKALLAEEERAEQKTALRIWDNHDGTVGFDGVLPVAMGVRFKTHVEAWAQPRKQQLVEKGTPLPPWERLMGQGFARLLETIDPDALPRHGGDATTVNVVISLDELRKELGTAILGYDETNGTTISAAEARKMACNATIIPWVLGTDGQVLDAGRSSRFFQPIQRKALRLQQKCCQADGCDMPPEWCDAHHLEPWSLGGKTDLKDGVLLCPHHHRLAHAPGFIHERLPDGTIRFTRRP
- the katG gene encoding catalase/peroxidase HPI, producing the protein MSEESVSKCPVMNAGRVHPTAGSANQEWWPNKLNLKILAKDAPATNPLGKDFDYAKAFESLDLPAVKADIAAVLTDSKDWWPADFGSYAGLFVRMAWHAAGTYRSHDGRGGAGRGQQRFAPLNSWPDNVSLDKARRLLWPVKKKYGKNLSWADLIVLAGNVAMEEGGFKTFGFSGGREDSWESDDDIYWGPEKVWLDDERYTGERDLQAPLAAVQMGLIYVNPEGPNGNSDPMSSAVDIKETFRRMGMDSAETVALIAGGHTFGKTHGAHPDDKLGADPEAAPLENQGLGWKNGHGTGVGADALTSGLEVTWTYHPTRWDNEFFHILYGYEWELFESPAGAKQWRPKNGGGSDMVPDAFGDGKREPRMLTSDLALRVDPEFDEISRRFKDDQEAFADAYARAWFKLTHRDMGPKSRYVGPEVPAEDLDWQDPLPAEGGKTDAASIDAAKKAIAESGLSVQQLVSTAWKAAATHRTSDHRGGANGGRIRLEPQVSWKVNQPDELKPVLAELEKVASATGVSFADVVVLAGGVGVEQAAKAGGYDVTVPFTPGRVDATQEQTSEEQFAWLEPVSDGFRNYDSGFVNLPTEFLFIDRANLLGLSAPEATVLVGGLRVIGNNWDGSDLGVLTEKPGALTNDFFANLVEWQEWTPSDDEQTYTSSNGWKASRVDLVFGANSELRALSEHYAGDDAAETFVSDFVSAWVKVMDNDRFDLKR
- a CDS encoding protein kinase domain-containing protein; amino-acid sequence: MDEHPPIAGRYRLLDLLGTGGMGEVWRARDTVLDRDVAVKLLRDVDDPTMAERFRRESLSTARVVHDDVVNIFDAGSDDNDVFLVMELLPGPTLGEALTQRGAMPVDMAVEYTRQVSAALAAAHRAGVVHRDIKPANLMFDGDGRLTVLDFGISYAMTGTDPGLTQTGHVIGSPSYLSPEQAAGDPVGPPADVYSLGCVLFEMLTGKVPYTAPHPVKILHMHLSDPVPRITDFWAVPEPMARLVTRMLDKNPAARPSMEQVGHELGYVLGGTDPDATDLLAGQAPRPTQAAPQRPLDEPMALAGSRTGVLPGPVAPPPTGPRPGSMRRFPVNRLLGAAAIVIACVFAASWLASYEPAPAQADQPSQSEPDTSDDSNTSDNDAADDNSGDDGNGEESDNKTLNRLDRLDRWRENLEDWNIIDAGQSEEWEDQIEQIRDLVEKGESAKREMRQLRDEFDRVGGGEGKDGEKIIDKLLEGR
- a CDS encoding Fur family transcriptional regulator; this encodes MGNETYEEQLRGASLRVTRPRVAVLGAVTEHAHADTETILGAVRERLPDVSHQAVYDSLAALSAAGIVRRLQPSGSVARYETRVGDNHHHVVCRSCGAIADVDCAVGDAPCLTASDDHGFVVDEAEVIYWGTCPQCQAALRKI